The following are encoded in a window of Brevibacillus ruminantium genomic DNA:
- a CDS encoding MFS transporter, whose translation MVCMPAILKHPVFRRLYAAHIIHIVGNEFTFIAVVGLLHDLSGSGLSFAAGTVFRLLPYVITSLFSGALLENWDKRKVMINVNLLRGILVSLFFWITTPAYLWVAFLLLILVNVCSAFFQPAMQVAIVSSVESEDRLQANSLLQGTTSFLIIVCQGIAAFLVYYFSYRFNFLLDAACYFVSLFILLKMPSMRAAGEKASVSFLTRFREGFQYIRKAPQIKSVLVYQMAERILGAYYIMLMFHILQERKEGLHIFGLLDIPLGLGGVLAGIVVSKWADRAGEKRVNAALGWVLIAMGLSIYAMFHAGPIMILAGATLFCAFASFSATIMAVTRLQRLTDADYLARVFSIREMGTMGSFAIGCLIVGYGAEEVGSAVISSGLAIFGFIAGVLWLFAARAGKTVESATENAAS comes from the coding sequence ATGGTATGTATGCCCGCCATTCTCAAGCATCCCGTCTTTCGCCGTCTCTACGCGGCTCACATTATACACATCGTCGGGAATGAATTTACGTTTATTGCCGTCGTGGGTCTTCTGCATGACCTGAGTGGTTCCGGTCTATCTTTTGCTGCTGGAACCGTTTTTCGTTTGCTTCCCTACGTGATTACGAGCTTGTTCTCTGGCGCTTTGCTGGAAAACTGGGATAAGCGAAAGGTTATGATTAACGTAAACCTGCTGCGGGGCATTTTGGTCAGCCTCTTTTTTTGGATCACGACTCCCGCCTATCTGTGGGTTGCCTTTTTGCTGCTCATCCTGGTCAACGTCTGCAGTGCGTTTTTTCAGCCGGCGATGCAGGTAGCGATTGTCTCCTCGGTGGAGTCTGAGGATCGGCTGCAAGCCAATTCACTGCTCCAGGGAACGACTTCTTTTTTGATCATCGTCTGCCAGGGGATTGCAGCATTCTTGGTCTATTATTTTTCCTACCGGTTCAACTTTTTACTGGATGCTGCCTGCTATTTTGTCTCCTTGTTCATTTTGCTGAAAATGCCGTCTATGCGCGCAGCAGGAGAGAAAGCGAGTGTCAGCTTTCTGACTCGGTTCCGTGAGGGCTTCCAATACATTCGGAAGGCTCCGCAAATCAAGTCGGTTTTGGTCTACCAGATGGCAGAGCGAATCTTGGGTGCCTATTACATCATGCTCATGTTTCATATTTTGCAAGAGCGAAAAGAGGGCCTGCATATTTTCGGATTGCTTGATATTCCGCTTGGGCTGGGAGGCGTGTTGGCCGGAATCGTAGTCAGCAAATGGGCGGACAGGGCCGGTGAAAAGCGGGTGAATGCCGCGTTGGGCTGGGTCTTGATCGCGATGGGTCTCTCCATTTACGCGATGTTCCATGCCGGGCCGATCATGATATTAGCCGGTGCTACCCTGTTTTGTGCGTTTGCTTCGTTCAGCGCTACCATTATGGCAGTGACCCGCTTGCAGCGTTTGACGGATGCGGATTATCTGGCACGCGTGTTCTCGATAAGAGAAATGGGAACGATGGGCAGCTTTGCAATTGGTTGCCTGATCGTCGGATACGGGGCTGAAGAGGTAGGAAGTGCGGTGATTTCCAGCGGCTTGGCTATTTTTGGCTTCATTGCCGGAGTGCTTTGGCTGTTCGCAGCACGAGCCGGGAAAACAGTGGAGTCTGCAACAGAAAATGCCGCATCATAA
- a CDS encoding MFS transporter has translation MKQLWKHSAFRWYWLGLFLSSLGNSFGWVALSWFVMKRTGSPIAMGGVVLAFMLSAVAAGLVVGVLLDRFPRRKLIIWDNILRGIIFVALVIVLQTEALPLWVMYVLIVLAGLLSPLSSAGAQALLPRLVPDKNLLVKANGVMESQWQITNLFGPALAGVLIALIGEAMVLLVDAGAMFLCAYCFVRIPAASLEEPVEPGSAQQAGAFFRTLGSDILTGYRFLWKRSQLLWLLFFTFFFNMAYGPLEIALPLYANEFLGGEAIAMGFLWSALAGGALLGSLLFSTINWKVSTGITLSSIIILWGITTLPFAFFTRTDVAIASMALAGMSFTPYNILYRSYLQKQIPSHLLGRVLTSVRTITGTGMPAGAGLAGLLIPLTGLQGMFLASSVACMVIGLVALPLLRGLDAAQLLAVEQGSQETLQASGQEQVKQGEQV, from the coding sequence ATGAAACAACTCTGGAAACATTCTGCTTTTCGCTGGTACTGGCTCGGACTGTTTTTATCTTCATTGGGGAATTCATTTGGCTGGGTCGCACTGTCCTGGTTTGTCATGAAACGAACAGGATCTCCCATCGCCATGGGGGGAGTCGTTCTCGCCTTTATGCTTTCGGCGGTGGCCGCAGGTCTAGTGGTCGGAGTCCTTCTCGATCGCTTTCCAAGGCGCAAGCTGATCATCTGGGACAACATTTTACGCGGGATTATCTTCGTGGCGCTGGTCATCGTCTTGCAGACAGAAGCACTGCCGCTGTGGGTCATGTATGTGCTGATCGTACTGGCAGGTCTTCTCTCGCCGCTCAGCAGCGCAGGGGCTCAGGCGCTGTTGCCTCGTCTGGTTCCTGACAAAAACCTGCTTGTGAAAGCAAACGGGGTAATGGAAAGCCAGTGGCAGATTACGAATTTGTTTGGGCCCGCTCTGGCCGGTGTGCTCATCGCTCTGATCGGTGAAGCCATGGTCCTATTGGTGGATGCCGGTGCCATGTTCTTATGCGCGTATTGTTTCGTGCGGATTCCGGCAGCTTCCTTGGAGGAGCCTGTCGAACCGGGCAGCGCTCAGCAAGCCGGAGCCTTTTTTCGTACACTGGGCAGCGATATTTTAACCGGGTATCGTTTTCTCTGGAAGCGGTCGCAGCTTCTTTGGCTGCTGTTTTTCACCTTCTTTTTTAATATGGCGTATGGTCCCTTGGAGATCGCTCTGCCGCTGTACGCCAACGAATTTCTCGGAGGAGAAGCCATCGCCATGGGCTTCCTGTGGTCCGCGCTCGCGGGAGGAGCATTGCTTGGATCGCTCTTGTTTTCCACGATTAACTGGAAAGTTTCGACCGGGATCACACTGTCATCGATCATCATCCTGTGGGGCATAACCACACTTCCCTTTGCTTTTTTCACGAGGACTGATGTGGCGATCGCGTCGATGGCACTTGCAGGGATGAGCTTTACCCCTTACAACATCTTGTACCGAAGCTATTTGCAGAAGCAGATTCCCTCCCACTTGCTGGGACGTGTGCTGACGAGCGTGCGAACGATTACGGGCACCGGAATGCCTGCTGGGGCCGGTTTGGCCGGGCTGCTGATTCCTTTGACCGGGCTGCAAGGAATGTTTCTGGCCTCGTCCGTAGCGTGCATGGTGATCGGGCTTGTCGCGCTTCCGCTTCTTCGCGGACTGGACGCAGCGCAGCTACTTGCGGTTGAGCAAGGGAGCCAGGAGACGCTTCAAGCCAGCGGGCAGGAGCAGGTAAAACAGGGAGAGCAGGTGTAG